A stretch of DNA from Gottschalkia acidurici 9a:
TCCGATACATTTAATAGATAAAGTTATGGGTACAGAAGATGAAAATACAGATATATTAAATAAAATTGCTTTAAAAGAGGTTTTAGGTAAGCTTAAACCAAGAGAAAGACAGATAATAGTATTGAGATATTTTAATGATAAGACACAAACGGAAATAGGAGAAATATTGGGCATATCCCAAGTACAAGTATCCAGAATAGAAAAAAAGGTTTTAGAAAGTATGAAAAATATATTACAAAAGGTGTGAAGCTAAAAAATTTCACATCTTTTTTTGTATTAAAAAATCAATAAATGTCACATAATAAAGTAAAACAAAAATACTTTGAGAAAAATAACTTTTAGAAAGGATTGTTGATATGGATAATCTTAATAATAGAGACTACCAGAGATATGTTGAAGAGAAGATGCCTAAGCCTAAGTATATGAAAAATATATTATGGGCATTTGTGGTAGGAGGGTTAATTTGTACTATAGGTCAGGTTATAGTCAACTATTTAACAGCTCGTGGATTAAGTAAAGATGATGTTTCAACAGCAACATCCATAATAATGATATTTTTAGGAGCATTATTAACTGGAATTGGAGTGTATGACAAGATAGGAAAAAAAGCGGGAGCTGGATCAATCATACCTATAACTGGATTTTCTAACTCTATAGTATCACCAGCGATGGAATACAAATGTGAAGGATATGTCTTAGGAGTTGCTGCTAAGATGTTTACAATAGCAGGTCCAGTACTAGTGTATGGATTTGGAAGCTCTATAATTGTAGGAATAATATATTTATTGGTAAATAAGTAAAAAAGGAGGCAGCGATTTTGTCACAAAAAAAATTAGGTAAACAAACAATTCAATTACAAGATCCACCAGCCATATTATCTACTTATTCCATAGTAGGAGTTAAGGAAGGAGAAGGGCCTTTAAAAGATTATTTTGACATAATACTAGAAGATGATCTATGGGGAGAAGAAAATTGGGAAAATAGCGAATCTAAAATTCAAAAGCAAGCTATAACAAGTTCTATTTCAGGTGCAAAAATAGTTCCTGAAGATGTAGATTATTTGTTTGCAGGAGATTTACTAAATCAAATATCATCGTCATCATATTCGGCTAGAGATCTTCAAATACCTTTCTTTGGTTTATATGGTGCTTGTTCTACAATGGCACAATCTTTAAGTCTAGGAGCTATGTCAATAGATGGAGGGTACGCAGAGTATGTTTCGTGTGCAACCTCTAGCCACTTTAGTACCGCTGAAAGACAATTCAGATATCCATTAGAGCATGGAAATCAACGTCCACCGACTTCACAATGGACAGTTACAGGATCAGGTGCTGCAGTACTAGGAAAAAGTGAAAAGGGTCCTTTTATAACACATGTAACAACAGGAAGAGTAATAGATCCAGGACTAATAGATGCAAACAATATGGGACCAGCTATGGCGCCAGCAGCAGCGGATACAATAATACAGCATTTTAAAGATACTGGGTTTAGACCAAAGGACTATGACTTAATAATAACTGGTGACTTAGGAGAGCTTGGAATGGAAATAGCTCAAGAGTTGATAGAAAAAGAAGGTTACGATATATCAGATAATTTTACAGATTGCGGAGTGAAAATTTTTGATAATGAAAGTCAGGAAACAGGTCTAGGAGGAAGTGGATGTGGATGTTCAGCTACTGTATTTGCCGGCTATATATTTAAGGAAATGAAAAGTAGAAACTTCAATAAAGTTTTATTAGTCTCTACAGGAGCATTACATTCACCAGTAGTGATAAATCAGGGTGCAACTATACCTGGTATAGCACATGCTGTTACTTTGAGTAATACTAAATAGGAGGATTTTTAATATGGACTATGTTAGTGCATTTATTGTTGGTGGCTTAATATGTGTTATAGGACAGATATTAATGGACACTACGAAGTTAAACCCAGCACATATATTAGTTATATTTCTTACTTCAGGAGTTTTATTAGGAGCAATAGGTATCTATGAGCCTCTTACTAAAATTGGTGGTGCTGGAGCAACAGTACCTTTACCTGGGTTTGGTTATACACTAGCTAAAGGAGCAATAGAGGGTGCGAAAGAAAGTGGTATATTAGGAGCATTTACAGGAGGCATAAAAGCAGCTGCAGGAGGAGTTGCTGCTGCAACGTTTTTTGGTTACTTAATGTCTGTTATATTCAATCCTAAAACTAAAGAGTAAAAAATAAAAGAGACTACTTAAAGTAGTCTCTTTTATTTTTTATTGATTATTACCTTCTGGATTTCCGTTTCCATTACCATTCTGGTTATTATTGTTTTTATCTTTATTCGGATTTAGAATATTATCTAGTATGTTGTCTATTTTATTTCCACCTTCACTACTCTCATCAGTGCTTATACCGTCAGTACTATCATCATTATCATCCTCAATATCATCCTCGTCAGGGTCTTTAATAGGTATATATGAGTGATTACAATATTGTGTAGGAACTCTATAATTATAGTCTAGAGGTATAATCCCACCAGCTTTAGAAGGTATATATGGCGGATTTACTTTCATAAATACTTTGTATCCAATTACGCTATCAGGGCAATTGCTTGAAGCGAGTTTTCCAGTAGTAACATCAACTTTTACACTTACATGAACATCACAATATTCTTTAGGTTCAGTACCTTTAGCAAAAATTTCTGTTTTAACTACATGTCTTGGATCACCTTTACAAAGTGATGTAGGTAATTTACCAGATATTGTACATACAGATTGCTTAATTATACCATCTGGAGCCTGAAAAGATTTTGCAGGCACATTTTGATGTACTCTCTTCATAACATTAGACCATAATCCAGATGCAAGAGCACTACCATTAGGTAATTTTATAGCTGGAGAGTCATTACCAATCCATACACTAGCAGTATACTGAGGAGTATATCCAACAAACCATGCATCAGTATAATCACTAGTAGTACCTGTTTTACCAGCTACTTGAACACCAGGTACTCTAGCTCTACCTCCTGTACCAGAAGTTACAACATCCTGAAGCATATCAGTCATTACATATGCTGTTTGAGGAGATACAACTTTAGTCTTGCTAGGCTTGTTTTCTAGTATAATATTTCCATATCTATCCTCTACTTTAGTATAAGCTATAGGCTTAATATAAGTACCTTCATTAGCTATAGCTGCAAACGCTCCAGTCATATCTAGGGGACTAATTCCTTTTGCCATACCACCTAGTCCAAGAGCAGAAAGATTTTCGTCATTCGTAGCTTTATTTTCTAATCTTGTAACAAAGCTATCCTTTCCATTTGCTTTAATTATGCCTAATTTTTGAAGATATTCTTTAGAAAGCTTAACCCCAATATCATCTACAACCTTAACAGAAACCGCATTAGATGATATCTTAATAGCTTCTCTAACTGGAATTACTCCTTTATATCCACTATAAGAGTTTCTAGGTCCAGGTTTCCCCTCACTATATGCAGGTAAAGGTACATCATCTATAGGTGTAGCAGCTGTATATCCATTATCTAGAGCTGGTAGAAACGCAGCTAAAGGTTTTATAGCAGATCCAGGCTGTCTAGGCGTTAAAGCTCTATTAAGAATTTTACTACCTTCAAAATTTCTACCACCAACAAGAGCTTTAATTTGACCGGTAGCGTGATCCATTATAACTGTTGAAGATTGAGGTTGAACTACACCAGTATTATCAACAGGGAAATAATTTGAACTTATTATTAAATTTTTTCTTTCATCAATTCTATAAAAGTCTTTAGATTTGTTTAAAAACGAAGATCTAATAACTAATTCTTTATTATCAACAACATAATAATCATCTTCGCTGAAATTCAGAGAACCTACGCCATGGGTTACTAAAGTATTATTATCTATCGTATAAAAGTCATTTATATCTATAGTTTTAGGATATATATTCAACTTAGAACTATTTATACTTAGCCCTTTTTCACTCAAAGTATAGCTTCCATTCTCTATTACTAAGTCATTATTTTCGTTTAATATATTTGATTTCTTGTAAAATAATATATTCTTATATGAATCTAATATATTACCATAACCATCTGAACTCCAAGAACTACCTCTTTTTCCCCCAAACACTACTTTAGAAAAGTTAGTATAAAGATCTTCAATATCGCGTTGTAAATTTACATCTACTGTAGAATATATTCTTAATCCACCAGTTAAAAGTTCTCTATGAGCTTCTTCTCTACTTATCTTAGTTTTTTCCACTAAGTCATCTACAACTTGTTCTTTTACATAATCAACGAAATAAGAAGAGATATCTGTAAACTTCTTCTTACCAGGCTTTATAGCTTCAATCATATTTTCATTTAAAGCTTCCTGATACTCAGATTCTGAAATATGTTCTAGTTCCTTCATTTTACCTAGAATAATTCTTTGACGCTTAACAGCTTTTTCATTAAAAATAGCTACATATTTTTCTCCTAAAATATCTATATTACCTACCACTGTACTATCCGGTGGAACATCTTGCGGTTTAACTGTTAGATATGGAGAAAGGTTATTAGGACTTTGAGTTATCCCAGCAATTAAAGCACTTTCTGCTATAGTTAAATCCTTAAGATCATCCTTAGAAAAATAAGTATGAGCTGCTTCTTTTACACCATATGCACCTTGACCTAAATAAATTTTATTTAAATATGCTTCTAATATTTGTTCCTTACTAAGTTTTCTATCAAGTTGAATAGCT
This window harbors:
- the spoVAC gene encoding stage V sporulation protein AC — protein: MDNLNNRDYQRYVEEKMPKPKYMKNILWAFVVGGLICTIGQVIVNYLTARGLSKDDVSTATSIIMIFLGALLTGIGVYDKIGKKAGAGSIIPITGFSNSIVSPAMEYKCEGYVLGVAAKMFTIAGPVLVYGFGSSIIVGIIYLLVNK
- the spoVAD gene encoding stage V sporulation protein AD: MSQKKLGKQTIQLQDPPAILSTYSIVGVKEGEGPLKDYFDIILEDDLWGEENWENSESKIQKQAITSSISGAKIVPEDVDYLFAGDLLNQISSSSYSARDLQIPFFGLYGACSTMAQSLSLGAMSIDGGYAEYVSCATSSHFSTAERQFRYPLEHGNQRPPTSQWTVTGSGAAVLGKSEKGPFITHVTTGRVIDPGLIDANNMGPAMAPAAADTIIQHFKDTGFRPKDYDLIITGDLGELGMEIAQELIEKEGYDISDNFTDCGVKIFDNESQETGLGGSGCGCSATVFAGYIFKEMKSRNFNKVLLVSTGALHSPVVINQGATIPGIAHAVTLSNTK
- the spoVAE gene encoding stage V sporulation protein AE gives rise to the protein MDYVSAFIVGGLICVIGQILMDTTKLNPAHILVIFLTSGVLLGAIGIYEPLTKIGGAGATVPLPGFGYTLAKGAIEGAKESGILGAFTGGIKAAAGGVAAATFFGYLMSVIFNPKTKE
- a CDS encoding penicillin-binding protein 1A; its protein translation is MTQENNNDDLSRNNRKNPKGKKLGFFKIFMIVVLMSTLILTGIVGGLVFGAIKDTPKIDVSNIDDLLNQNSFILDQQGNVIEKVLAEENRTAESISNMPDHLQKAFISIEDERFYDHFGIDIRGIAAALVEDIKAGAKVRGASTITQQLARNLYLSNEKKLTRKIREAYIAIQLDRKLSKEQILEAYLNKIYLGQGAYGVKEAAHTYFSKDDLKDLTIAESALIAGITQSPNNLSPYLTVKPQDVPPDSTVVGNIDILGEKYVAIFNEKAVKRQRIILGKMKELEHISESEYQEALNENMIEAIKPGKKKFTDISSYFVDYVKEQVVDDLVEKTKISREEAHRELLTGGLRIYSTVDVNLQRDIEDLYTNFSKVVFGGKRGSSWSSDGYGNILDSYKNILFYKKSNILNENNDLVIENGSYTLSEKGLSINSSKLNIYPKTIDINDFYTIDNNTLVTHGVGSLNFSEDDYYVVDNKELVIRSSFLNKSKDFYRIDERKNLIISSNYFPVDNTGVVQPQSSTVIMDHATGQIKALVGGRNFEGSKILNRALTPRQPGSAIKPLAAFLPALDNGYTAATPIDDVPLPAYSEGKPGPRNSYSGYKGVIPVREAIKISSNAVSVKVVDDIGVKLSKEYLQKLGIIKANGKDSFVTRLENKATNDENLSALGLGGMAKGISPLDMTGAFAAIANEGTYIKPIAYTKVEDRYGNIILENKPSKTKVVSPQTAYVMTDMLQDVVTSGTGGRARVPGVQVAGKTGTTSDYTDAWFVGYTPQYTASVWIGNDSPAIKLPNGSALASGLWSNVMKRVHQNVPAKSFQAPDGIIKQSVCTISGKLPTSLCKGDPRHVVKTEIFAKGTEPKEYCDVHVSVKVDVTTGKLASSNCPDSVIGYKVFMKVNPPYIPSKAGGIIPLDYNYRVPTQYCNHSYIPIKDPDEDDIEDDNDDSTDGISTDESSEGGNKIDNILDNILNPNKDKNNNNQNGNGNGNPEGNNQ